The region GCGCGGTCCCCGAGGACGACCTGGACGGGCCTGGACCGCTGCCGTGGCGAGTCCCGGGGCGCATGACCTTCACCGTCGACGCCGCGGCGTTTCCGGACAGCGGCGCGACGCGACTCGAGGTCTACCTGCGGGTTCCGAATTCGACACTGGCAGGACTGGGTCGCGAGCGCGATGGTCGTGGGCGACTGGTGGTGCTCGTGAACCTCGTCAACGCGTTCGGCGCGCGCGCCGGGGAAGTGCGACAGTCGCTCGAATTCGCCCCGGGAGACAGCGGGGGAGCGCTCGGCAAGGTGCTGATGCTGCCGTTTCGGACCCGGCCGGGCGCGCATCGGCTGGAGGTTCGCCTCGAGGACCCGGAGCCGCCCCGTGTCGGCTTGATCGGGCGTCGAGCCCGGGGAAACGAACAGGTGCGGGGCGACTTCGTGGTGCCGGGACCGCAGGCGGGGCGCGAGATCTCGGATCTCGAGTTCGCCTGGGCCGAGGGTCTCGCCCCGAGCGAGCGGGGATTCGCGCACGGCCAGCGTCAATTGTTGCCGAATCCCGAGCGGCTCTACGGACTGCTGCAGACCGAGCTGATCGCCGCGTTCGAGGCTCGCGGGCGCGCCGAGTCGAATGGCGCGTGGCACTGGATTTCCCGGGTGCTCGACAGCGGCGGCCGTATCGTGTCGGAGAGCGACTCGAGCGGGCCGACCGGGCCGCGACTCGCGGTGATCGTACGCCACGATCTCGCTTCGGTGCCGGCCGGTGCGTATGCGTTGGAAGTGCGGGCGTGGCAGGAGGGCGACTCGGGCTCGCTGGCTCGACGCGCGCCGTTCAGTGTCGGCTGGCAGGAGAACAGTTGGAGTCGCGGGCCGGCGGACGCCGTCGACGAGGTTCACCTGCTGTTCGACCAGGAAGAGGAAGAGCGCTTCGAACGCATGTCGGTGGGAGCGCGCGAAGCCTATCTCGAGGAGTGGTGGCGGCGGCGTGATCCCTCGCCCGAGACTGCTGAGAACGAGGCGCGCGTGACGTTTCGCCAACGCGCGGACTTTGCGAACAAGACCTGGTCCCGCAGCGCGCTCGAGCCCGGCATGTTCTCCGACATGGGGCGTGTGTTCATCCGCTACGGCGA is a window of Candidatus Eisenbacteria bacterium DNA encoding:
- a CDS encoding GWxTD domain-containing protein, whose amino-acid sequence is MNRSATNTTRSLLRGARWFCALVALTMLIGARPRAVPEDDLDGPGPLPWRVPGRMTFTVDAAAFPDSGATRLEVYLRVPNSTLAGLGRERDGRGRLVVLVNLVNAFGARAGEVRQSLEFAPGDSGGALGKVLMLPFRTRPGAHRLEVRLEDPEPPRVGLIGRRARGNEQVRGDFVVPGPQAGREISDLEFAWAEGLAPSERGFAHGQRQLLPNPERLYGLLQTELIAAFEARGRAESNGAWHWISRVLDSGGRIVSESDSSGPTGPRLAVIVRHDLASVPAGAYALEVRAWQEGDSGSLARRAPFSVGWQENSWSRGPADAVDEVHLLFDQEEEERFERMSVGAREAYLEEWWRRRDPSPETAENEARVTFRQRADFANKTWSRSALEPGMFSDMGRVFIRYGEPDAVERQVIPTGDETLNRIVRELNLTDARPTGDIAMQGLGGNQHPFELWIYQGESRLPLNVPRDQPGGSRFRRRLVFLFVDEHGYGDFRQRYSTE